A single window of Channa argus isolate prfri chromosome 2, Channa argus male v1.0, whole genome shotgun sequence DNA harbors:
- the tdp1 gene encoding tyrosyl-DNA phosphodiesterase 1, translated as MSQDSQHGKWTISSSDDDDDDKDLPPSGTTTSKPHQPSQSNQSCHRSASPLSLKLEPEPATVEVKPELAKHSVFSLVTVSEVRESAAKNQLNLQKNETSPLLAGKRKKEVLDASGWALSDSSDDDRVDVKEKRPINLPKRTPPSPKTKKPKVEKERPPSPHGRLYYIDEPEDFFESSVPCLNDTYRFYLNKVTGLDRKYNSGALHIRDILSPLFGTLKKSVQFNYCFDIAWMVEQYPPEFRDHPVLIVHGDKREAKARLIQQAQPFPHVQFCQAKLDIAFGTHHTKMMLLWYEEGFRVIILTSNLIRADWYQKTQGMWMSPLFPRLPKGSSASAGESPTFFKRDLLEYLASYRAPELEEWIQRIKEHDLSETRVYLVGSTPGRYVGSDMERWGHLRLRKLLHDHTEPIPGEERWPVIGQFSSIGSMGVDKTKWLAGEFQRTLTTLGRSSLRPEPPVHLVYPSVEDVRTSLEGYPAGGSLPYSIQTAQKQLWLHSYFHQWKANTTGRSHAMPHIKTYMRASPDFTQLAWFLVTSANLSKAAWGALEKNNTQMMVRSYELGVLYVPSAFNMKTFPIHKNPFPVSSSSSGFPVPFDLPPTCYSAKDRPWIWNIPYNQAPDRHGNIWVPS; from the exons ATGTCTCAAGACAGTCAGCACGGCAAGTGGACCATCTCCagtagtgatgatgatgatgatgataaggaCCTTCCCCCTTCTGGGACTACAACATCAAAGCCCCACCAACCCTCTCAGTCTAATCAAAGCTGCCATCGGTCTGCCTCTCCCCTCAGCCTCAAACTGGAACCAGAACCAGCCACTGTCGAAGTGAAACCAGAACTAGCTAAACACTCTGTATTTTCACTAGTCACTGTCTCGGAGGTCAGAGAGTCAGCTGCAAAGAACCAGCTGAATCTGCAGAAGAATGAAACTAGTCCACTGTTGGCTGGAAAGCGGAAGAAAGAGGTGTTAGACGCTTCAGGCTGGGCTCTGTCAGATAGTAGTGATGATGATCGTGTAGATGTGAAAGAGAAGAGACCCATTAACTTACCAAAGAGGACACCCCCAAGCCCCAAAACAAAGAAGCCTAAGGTGGAGAAGGAACGCCCTCCCAGTCCCCATGGTCGACTCTACTATATTGACGAACCCGAGGACTTCTTTGAGTCCAGTGTTCCTTGTCTTAATGACACATACAGGTTTTATCTCAACAAAGTGACAGGTCTGGACAGGAAGTACAACAGTGGAGCCCTGCACATCAGAG ACATTCTCTCTCCATTATTTGGAACCCTGAAAAAATCTGTTCAG TTTAACTACTGCTTTGACATTGCCTGGATGGTTGAGCAGTATCCACCAGAGTTTAG GGATCATCCAGTACTGATTGTCCATGGAGATAAGAGGGAGGCCAAGGCACGGCTGATCCAACAGGCTCAGCCCTTCCCTCATGTTCAATTCTGCCAG gCCAAGCTGGACATTGCTTTTGGAACTCACCACAC gaagATGATGCTGCTGTGGTATGAGGAAGGTTTCAGAGTCATCATTCTGACCTCCAACCTCATCAGAGCTGACTGGTACCAGAAAACACAAGG gATGTGGATGAGCCCTCTGTTTCCACGGCTACCAAAAGGCAGCAGTGCGAGCGCAGGTGAGTCGCCAACTTTTTTCAAGAGGGACCTGCTGGAGTATCTGGCATCGTACCGTGCGCCAGAACTGGAGGAATGGATCCAGCGAATCAAAGAGCATGACCTGTCAGAAACAAG AGTGTATCTGGTTGGCTCAACCCCAGGTAGGTATGTTGGTTCAGACATGGAGCGCTGGGGCCATCTAAGGCTGAGGAAG ctctTGCATGACCACACAGAACCTATTCCTGGTGAAGAAAGATGGCCTGTGATTGGTCAGTTCTCCAGCATCGGCTCCATGGGAGTGGATAAGACCAAATGGTTGGCGGGCGAATTTCAGCGCACCCTGACCACACTGGGGAGATCTTCTCTTCGCCCAGAGCCCCCTGTACACTTG GTGTATCCATCGGTAGAAGATGTGAGGACTAGTTTAGAAGGCTATCCAG CTGGAGGCTCTCTTCCCTACAGCATCCAGACAGCCCAGAAACAGCTTTGGCTCCACTCTTACTTTCA ccaATGGAAGGCTAATACAACAGGCAGAAGTCACGCTATGCCACACATCAAGACGTACATGAGGGCATCACCAGATTTCACTCAGCTTGCCTGGTTTCTTGTTACAAG TGCCAACCTGTCAAAAGCAGCATGGGGTGCACTGGAGAAGAACAACACTCAGATGATGGTCCGTTCATATGAGCTGGGAGTCCTGTATGTGCCCTCTGCCTTT AACATGAAGACTTTTCCCATTCACAAAAATCCATTTCCTgtctcctcatcctcatctggCTTCCCTGTGCCCTTTGACCTCCCCCCAACATGCTACTCCGCTAAAG ATCGGCCCTGGATCTGGAACATACCATACAACCAGGCTCCTGACAGACATGGCAACATCTGGGTTCCCTCGtga